A window of Halalkalibacillus sediminis contains these coding sequences:
- a CDS encoding SulP family inorganic anion transporter, which translates to MNLETIKREWFGNVRGDILAGMVVALALIPEAIAFSIIAGVDPMVGLYASFCIAVVIAFVGGRPGMISAATGAMALLMITLVADYGLEYLLAATILTGILQILFGVFKLSKVMKFVPRSVMIGFVNALAILIFTSQLQHFVGETWIMYALVALTLAIIYILPKITKAVPSTLVAIVVVTAIAIFANFGVKTVGDLGSLTQTLPMFMLPQIPLTFETLAIIFPYALALTIVGQLETLLTASIVDDMTDTESDKNKECRGQGYANVVTGFFGGMAGCAMIGQSVINVKSGGTGRLSSLVAGVFLMFLIIALGNVVVQIPMAALAGVMIMVSIGTFDWSSLTNIHRVPKSDATVMVVTVGTVVITHDLSKGVLAGVLLSAIFFAAKISKVSIEEKMNDAQTEKIYAIHGQLFFASVSELPKRFDYNQEIDRVVLDLSQAHLWDDSAINALDKIEAKFEQQGIEVAYKGMNNESKQLKNKIGGLSKASSH; encoded by the coding sequence TTGAATTTAGAAACAATTAAACGAGAATGGTTTGGAAACGTAAGAGGAGATATATTAGCAGGCATGGTGGTAGCGTTAGCTTTGATTCCTGAAGCAATTGCTTTTTCCATCATTGCAGGTGTAGACCCAATGGTCGGCCTGTATGCCTCCTTTTGTATCGCCGTGGTGATTGCCTTCGTTGGCGGTCGACCAGGAATGATTTCTGCAGCTACTGGTGCCATGGCACTTCTGATGATTACATTAGTTGCAGATTATGGTTTGGAATATTTATTAGCAGCAACTATTTTAACAGGGATTCTACAGATTTTATTTGGTGTCTTCAAATTATCAAAAGTGATGAAGTTCGTGCCGCGCTCAGTCATGATTGGCTTCGTAAATGCTCTTGCGATTCTGATTTTCACTTCCCAACTACAACATTTTGTTGGTGAAACATGGATCATGTATGCGTTAGTCGCACTTACTCTAGCAATCATTTATATTTTACCGAAGATTACTAAAGCAGTTCCTTCAACCCTAGTTGCAATCGTAGTGGTAACAGCTATTGCAATCTTTGCCAACTTTGGCGTGAAAACTGTAGGGGATTTAGGCTCATTGACTCAAACATTACCAATGTTCATGTTGCCACAAATTCCTTTAACATTTGAAACTCTAGCAATTATCTTCCCTTATGCGTTGGCATTAACGATTGTTGGACAATTGGAGACTTTATTAACAGCGTCGATTGTTGATGATATGACAGATACAGAAAGTGATAAGAACAAAGAATGTCGCGGACAAGGTTACGCTAACGTCGTTACAGGTTTCTTTGGTGGTATGGCTGGTTGTGCGATGATCGGACAGTCGGTCATCAACGTGAAATCAGGTGGGACAGGACGTCTATCCTCTCTTGTTGCCGGAGTCTTCCTGATGTTCTTGATTATTGCATTAGGTAATGTCGTCGTTCAGATTCCGATGGCAGCCTTAGCAGGGGTTATGATCATGGTTTCGATCGGTACGTTCGATTGGAGCTCTCTCACTAACATTCACCGCGTACCAAAATCGGACGCCACTGTAATGGTAGTTACTGTTGGTACAGTTGTCATCACACACGATTTATCTAAAGGTGTATTAGCAGGGGTTTTACTAAGCGCGATCTTCTTCGCAGCTAAAATTTCGAAAGTATCAATTGAAGAAAAAATGAACGATGCTCAAACTGAAAAGATTTATGCGATCCATGGGCAATTGTTCTTCGCTTCAGTTTCGGAATTACCGAAAAGATTCGATTACAACCAAGAGATTGATCGAGTGGTACTAGATCTTTCTCAGGCTCACCTTTGGGACGACTCTGCGATTAATGCACTCGATAAAATAGAAGCAAAATTCGAGCAACAAGGTATCGAAGTAGCCTATAAAGGTATGAATAATGAGAGCAAACAACTTAAAAACAAAATCGGGGGGCTTAGCAAAGCTTCCTCCCATTAG